In a genomic window of Pseudomonas oryzihabitans:
- a CDS encoding acetoin dehydrogenase dihydrolipoyllysine-residue acetyltransferase subunit, with product MSQIHTLTMPKWGLSMTEGRVNAWLKAEGDPIAKGDEVLDVETDKISSSVEAPFSGTLRRCLAREDETLAVGALLAIVVEGEASETEIDAVIARFEEDFVPGGEEAGDAGPQAQRIELDGRPLRYLERGEGGLPLVLIHGFSGDLDNWLFNHEALAAERRVIALDLPGHGQSGKTLASGDLAELGAAVLGLLDHLDIPRAVLVGHSMGGAVALHLAQVAPQRVAGLVLIGSAGLGAEINGEYLAGFVAATSRNQLKGPVSLLFSDPGLVTRPLLEDLLKYKRLEGVDAALHQLAGKLFPGGRQAQVLRDVLSGDIPALLIWGKADAIIPAQHAEGLPETVQVEILADQGHMVQMEAADRVNALIKAFLPRCVA from the coding sequence ATGAGCCAGATCCATACCCTGACCATGCCCAAGTGGGGGCTGTCCATGACCGAGGGCCGGGTCAACGCCTGGCTCAAGGCCGAAGGCGACCCCATCGCCAAGGGCGACGAGGTGCTCGACGTCGAGACCGATAAGATCAGCAGCAGTGTCGAGGCGCCCTTCTCCGGCACCCTGCGGCGCTGCCTGGCGCGTGAGGACGAGACCCTCGCCGTGGGCGCCCTGCTGGCCATCGTGGTGGAAGGCGAAGCCAGCGAGACCGAGATCGATGCGGTGATCGCCCGCTTCGAGGAAGACTTCGTACCGGGTGGCGAAGAGGCAGGCGACGCCGGTCCCCAGGCCCAGCGCATCGAACTCGACGGCCGACCGCTACGCTACCTGGAACGCGGTGAAGGCGGTCTGCCGCTGGTGCTGATCCATGGCTTCTCCGGCGACCTGGACAACTGGCTGTTCAACCACGAGGCCCTGGCCGCCGAGCGCAGGGTGATCGCGCTGGACCTGCCGGGCCATGGGCAGTCCGGCAAGACCCTGGCCAGTGGTGACCTCGCCGAGTTGGGCGCCGCGGTGCTGGGTCTGCTGGATCATCTGGACATCCCCCGCGCGGTGCTGGTCGGCCATTCCATGGGCGGCGCCGTGGCCTTGCATCTGGCGCAGGTAGCGCCGCAGCGGGTCGCCGGCCTGGTGCTGATCGGCAGCGCCGGACTCGGCGCGGAGATCAATGGCGAGTACCTCGCAGGCTTCGTCGCCGCCACCAGCCGCAACCAGCTCAAGGGCCCGGTCAGCCTGCTGTTCAGCGACCCTGGCCTGGTCACCCGGCCGCTGCTGGAAGACCTGCTCAAGTACAAGCGCCTGGAAGGCGTGGACGCGGCGCTGCACCAATTGGCCGGCAAGCTCTTCCCCGGCGGTCGCCAGGCCCAGGTGCTGCGCGATGTCCTGAGCGGGGATATCCCTGCCTTGCTGATCTGGGGCAAGGCCGACGCCATCATTCCGGCCCAGCATGCCGAAGGCCTGCCAGAGACGGTCCAGGTCGAGATCCTGGCCGACCAGGGCCACATGGTCCAGATGGAAGCCGCCGACCGGGTCAACGCCCTGATCAAGGCCTTCCTACCCCGTTGCGTTGCCTAG
- a CDS encoding 2,3-butanediol dehydrogenase has translation MKAARFHAARDIRVEDVPPPGAPGPTQVLVRNQFCGICGTDLHEYVGGPIFIPTAPHAYTGGQVPQILGHEYSGVVEAVGSQVTAVKPGDRVSIQPMVSPRDDYYGRRGQYQLSEQLAIIGLSHPWGGMAEYSLVEDYNAIPMPDNLSTEHAALIEPTAVTVYATHRGGVKPGDSVLVAGAGPIGQLQVLTARAAGATRIFLVDLNDNRLEMAHALVDGLITLNPGSTDVLREVRAHTAGGVGVDVAFECVGAEAPLGLCLEAVRRQGVVVQVGMQGKPPALDGFTLTYKDVDLRGSWCYSTLMWPQVAALIASGQLPAEKIVTRHIALDEVVEQGFEALLDKGGTQLKILIEL, from the coding sequence ATGAAAGCTGCTCGTTTCCATGCCGCCCGCGACATCCGGGTGGAAGACGTCCCGCCGCCCGGCGCACCGGGCCCCACCCAGGTGCTGGTCAGAAACCAGTTCTGCGGTATCTGCGGCACCGATCTGCACGAATATGTCGGTGGCCCCATCTTCATCCCCACCGCCCCTCATGCCTACACCGGCGGCCAGGTGCCGCAGATCCTCGGCCACGAATATTCCGGCGTGGTGGAAGCCGTGGGCAGCCAGGTGACGGCGGTGAAGCCCGGCGACCGGGTGTCCATCCAGCCCATGGTCTCGCCGCGGGACGACTACTACGGTCGGCGCGGCCAGTACCAGCTCAGCGAACAGCTAGCCATCATCGGCCTGTCGCATCCCTGGGGCGGCATGGCCGAATACTCCCTGGTGGAGGACTACAACGCCATTCCCATGCCGGACAATCTCAGCACCGAGCATGCGGCGCTGATCGAGCCCACGGCGGTGACCGTCTACGCCACCCACAGGGGCGGCGTGAAGCCGGGCGACAGCGTGCTGGTGGCCGGCGCCGGGCCCATCGGCCAGCTACAGGTGCTGACCGCCCGCGCCGCCGGGGCGACCCGCATCTTCCTGGTGGACCTCAACGACAACCGCCTGGAAATGGCGCACGCCTTGGTGGACGGCCTTATCACCCTGAACCCCGGCAGCACCGACGTCCTGCGCGAGGTGCGCGCCCACACCGCCGGTGGCGTGGGGGTGGACGTGGCCTTCGAATGCGTGGGCGCCGAGGCGCCGCTGGGGCTATGCCTGGAGGCCGTGCGCCGCCAGGGCGTGGTGGTCCAGGTGGGGATGCAGGGCAAGCCGCCGGCGCTGGATGGCTTCACCCTCACCTACAAGGACGTCGACCTGCGCGGTTCCTGGTGCTACTCGACGCTGATGTGGCCCCAGGTGGCCGCGCTCATCGCCAGCGGCCAACTACCGGCGGAGAAGATCGTCACCCGCCACATCGCTTTGGACGAGGTGGTGGAACAGGGTTTCGAGGCGTTGCTCGACAAGGGCGGGACCCAGTTGAAGATCCTGATCGAGCTCTAG
- a CDS encoding glutathione S-transferase family protein gives MQLLLNQTSPYARAARVTALEAGFGARLELVWSDPWNEDSRLLAANPASKVPVLITDEGLALSETLLICLHLHQLAGGSILVAERLQLAGLGQGLIDAAFATVIGRKHGGAAQDDSVLGARRLAALDRLLQRLEETPLLDEERLDFGHFLVAVGLDYLSFRLPEIDWSAHARLVAFHRRLMARPSFTATTFQ, from the coding sequence ATGCAATTGCTGCTGAACCAGACCTCGCCCTATGCCCGCGCTGCGCGCGTCACCGCCCTGGAAGCCGGTTTCGGCGCGCGCCTGGAGCTGGTGTGGAGCGATCCCTGGAACGAAGACTCGCGACTGCTGGCGGCCAACCCGGCAAGCAAGGTGCCCGTGTTGATCACCGACGAGGGCCTTGCCCTCAGCGAAACCCTGCTGATCTGCCTTCATCTGCATCAACTGGCGGGTGGCAGCATTCTTGTGGCCGAGCGACTGCAACTGGCCGGCCTGGGGCAGGGCCTGATCGATGCCGCCTTCGCCACCGTGATCGGGCGCAAGCATGGCGGCGCGGCCCAGGATGACTCGGTGCTGGGTGCCCGTCGGCTGGCGGCCCTCGACCGACTGCTGCAGCGGCTCGAAGAGACGCCCCTGCTGGACGAAGAACGCCTCGACTTCGGCCACTTCCTGGTCGCCGTCGGCCTGGACTATCTGAGTTTTCGCCTGCCGGAAATCGACTGGTCCGCTCACGCGCGACTGGTGGCCTTCCACCGGCGCCTCATGGCACGGCCCAGCTTTACTGCGACGACCTTCCAGTAA
- a CDS encoding methyltransferase, with protein MEHPDLSAATPDPAAALRLLIETLLAADYQFITPTPASHARVNARPGNAWARDLQGIFGWSRPFSRELLPEALIEALAAAGLLTEVPGGWRSRVRVSTLGDQLFVHSAYPTDEADAVFFGPDTYRYANALEAQLRHDTGAIRRAVDIGSGAGPGAILVALARPEAEVLAVDINQRALALTRVNAELAGAANVRACYSDLLHDVDGDFDFILSNPPYLVDPGERAYRHGGGPLGAGLSLAILDTALERLAPGGTLLLYTGVAMVEGRDPFLAEVQTRLAGSAFGWRYRELDPDVFGEELEAGVYAHTDRIAAVVLTVTRPA; from the coding sequence ATGGAACACCCCGACCTCAGTGCGGCCACGCCCGATCCGGCCGCAGCGCTACGGCTGCTGATCGAGACGCTGCTCGCGGCAGACTATCAGTTCATCACCCCGACCCCGGCCTCCCACGCCCGGGTCAATGCCCGGCCCGGCAATGCCTGGGCCCGGGACCTCCAAGGCATCTTCGGCTGGAGCCGCCCCTTTTCCCGCGAGTTGCTGCCCGAGGCGCTGATCGAGGCCCTCGCGGCCGCCGGGCTGCTGACCGAGGTACCGGGCGGCTGGCGCAGTCGGGTACGGGTCTCGACGCTGGGCGACCAGTTGTTCGTGCATTCCGCCTATCCCACCGACGAGGCCGATGCGGTGTTCTTCGGCCCCGACACCTACCGCTATGCCAATGCCTTGGAAGCCCAGCTGCGCCATGACACCGGCGCCATCCGCCGGGCGGTGGACATCGGCAGTGGCGCCGGTCCTGGCGCCATCCTGGTGGCCCTGGCACGGCCCGAGGCCGAGGTGCTGGCGGTGGACATCAACCAACGCGCCCTGGCCTTGACCCGGGTCAACGCCGAGCTGGCCGGGGCCGCCAATGTCAGGGCGTGCTACAGCGATCTGCTGCACGACGTGGACGGTGACTTCGATTTCATCCTGTCCAATCCGCCCTATCTGGTCGACCCGGGCGAGCGCGCCTATCGCCATGGAGGCGGCCCGCTGGGTGCCGGGCTGTCGCTGGCGATCCTGGATACCGCGCTGGAGCGTCTGGCACCGGGCGGCACCCTGTTGCTCTACACCGGGGTCGCCATGGTCGAGGGTCGCGATCCCTTCTTGGCCGAGGTGCAGACGCGCCTGGCCGGTAGCGCTTTCGGCTGGCGCTATCGCGAACTGGACCCGGACGTCTTCGGCGAAGAACTGGAGGCCGGGGTCTACGCCCACACCGACCGCATCGCGGCGGTGGTGCTGACGGTGACGCGGCCCGCCTGA
- a CDS encoding iron-containing redox enzyme family protein, with protein MQTTTRALTGQHADSRTVAFAPATALYQELLVQNPSAAARQRARQYLDDQLQAASSLSADLPADPQGLESWMLENTARVGAQYRDYLAARKAGAPRRYFGSKAHALYFLRGVAPTKLVDGAWLYGTLAHWDDLRYRAAIQIYLEELGDGQPDKNHVVLYRKLLASHGCEDLSPLDDEHYVQGAIQLALAYHADHYLPEVIGFNLGYEQLPLHLLITAYELNELGIDPYYFTLHVTVDNAGTGHARKALQTVQDALPAEGRAAFYRRVVQGYLLNELGASTTSVIASFDLEQEVIAVLAEKSNVGRYVHSDYCRIGGRSVSDWLGDPAQIPAFLQVMQEQDWIKRHEDPSNSRFWRLIQGERAEMFGVFTAYEQQLIHDWIAGDLIHSGAKHPAGAERVAVLPRRELSFRARQRQQERLCPALEAEQGTAANASQAQASDFDSEEAALERRLASQPSRAAAMALLVEQLSPARHHSRAGLLATRLFVSLLG; from the coding sequence ATGCAGACCACTACAAGAGCCCTCACAGGCCAGCACGCCGACTCCCGTACGGTCGCCTTCGCACCCGCCACCGCGCTCTATCAGGAGCTGCTGGTGCAGAACCCCTCCGCGGCGGCACGGCAGCGGGCGCGGCAGTACCTCGACGACCAGTTACAGGCCGCGAGCAGCCTGAGCGCCGATTTGCCGGCCGATCCCCAAGGCCTGGAAAGCTGGATGCTGGAGAACACCGCCCGGGTCGGCGCCCAGTACCGCGACTACCTGGCCGCGCGCAAGGCCGGTGCCCCACGGCGCTACTTCGGCAGCAAGGCCCATGCGCTGTATTTCCTGCGGGGCGTGGCGCCGACCAAGCTGGTGGACGGTGCCTGGCTCTATGGCACGCTCGCGCATTGGGACGACCTGCGCTATCGCGCGGCCATCCAGATCTACCTGGAAGAACTGGGCGATGGCCAGCCGGACAAGAACCACGTGGTGCTCTATCGCAAGCTGCTGGCCAGCCACGGCTGTGAGGACCTGTCGCCACTGGACGACGAGCACTATGTGCAGGGCGCCATCCAGCTCGCCCTGGCCTACCACGCCGATCATTACCTGCCGGAGGTGATCGGCTTCAATCTCGGCTACGAGCAACTGCCGCTGCACCTGCTGATCACCGCCTACGAACTCAACGAACTGGGCATCGATCCCTATTACTTCACCCTGCACGTGACCGTCGACAACGCCGGGACCGGCCATGCGCGCAAGGCCCTGCAGACCGTGCAGGATGCGCTACCCGCCGAAGGCCGCGCCGCCTTCTATCGCCGGGTGGTGCAGGGCTATCTGCTCAACGAACTGGGGGCCAGCACCACCTCGGTGATCGCCAGCTTCGATCTGGAGCAGGAGGTGATCGCGGTATTGGCGGAAAAGAGCAACGTCGGGCGCTATGTGCATTCCGATTACTGCCGCATCGGTGGCCGCAGTGTCAGCGACTGGCTCGGCGATCCCGCGCAGATCCCCGCTTTCCTCCAGGTCATGCAGGAGCAGGACTGGATCAAGCGCCACGAAGACCCGAGCAATAGCCGCTTCTGGCGCCTGATCCAGGGCGAGCGCGCCGAGATGTTCGGCGTGTTCACCGCCTACGAGCAGCAGCTGATCCATGACTGGATCGCCGGGGATCTGATCCATAGCGGTGCCAAGCACCCGGCCGGGGCCGAACGGGTGGCGGTATTGCCACGCCGCGAGCTGAGCTTTCGCGCCCGCCAGCGCCAGCAGGAGCGGCTATGCCCGGCGCTGGAAGCGGAGCAGGGCACGGCGGCCAATGCCAGCCAGGCCCAGGCGAGCGATTTCGACAGTGAAGAGGCCGCCCTGGAACGGCGCCTGGCCAGCCAGCCCAGTCGCGCGGCGGCCATGGCGCTGCTGGTCGAGCAGCTGTCGCCCGCACGGCACCACAGTCGTGCGGGGCTGCTGGCCACGCGGCTGTTCGTCTCCCTGCTGGGCTGA
- a CDS encoding GGDEF domain-containing protein: protein MSPADTDVDLRALLDSIQEFIVAKDGQGRWLFVNRIVLEAYAMVGFDYVGVTDAQLIERFPAFAEAFIYNIQTDELAWNNARPTLIEKSFLGPDGRINTWEVVKTPHFDAQGGRRLLTIVSRNVTERKLAETALQESEQRFRSLAYLDALTGVANRRSLLDQIASHRAGNASGQPCALCYLDLDRFKAINDQYGHEFGDLLLVAFVARVKSGLREGDLLGRIGGDEFIVFLRDTSPAAALALAERLCGALQEPWPIQGITLQTTSSIGIASCTDGSLNVHELIRRADSALYQAKRAGRARVVLAET, encoded by the coding sequence ATGTCCCCCGCCGACACCGACGTTGATCTTCGCGCCCTGCTCGATTCGATCCAGGAATTCATCGTCGCCAAGGACGGCCAGGGTCGCTGGCTGTTCGTCAATCGCATCGTGCTCGAAGCCTACGCCATGGTCGGCTTCGACTACGTCGGGGTCACCGATGCGCAACTGATCGAGCGCTTCCCGGCCTTCGCCGAGGCCTTCATCTACAACATCCAGACCGACGAGCTGGCCTGGAACAATGCCCGGCCCACCCTCATCGAAAAATCCTTCCTGGGGCCGGATGGGCGGATCAACACCTGGGAAGTGGTCAAGACGCCCCATTTCGACGCCCAGGGCGGGCGGCGCTTGCTGACCATCGTCAGTCGCAACGTCACCGAGCGCAAACTGGCCGAGACGGCGTTGCAGGAAAGCGAACAGCGCTTCAGATCCCTGGCCTACCTGGATGCCCTCACCGGGGTGGCCAACCGCCGCAGCCTTCTCGACCAGATCGCCAGTCATCGCGCCGGCAATGCCTCGGGACAGCCCTGCGCCCTCTGCTACCTGGACCTCGACCGCTTCAAGGCGATCAACGACCAATACGGCCACGAATTCGGTGACCTGCTGCTGGTGGCCTTCGTGGCCCGGGTGAAGAGCGGCCTGCGCGAGGGGGATCTGCTCGGGCGCATCGGTGGCGACGAATTCATCGTCTTCCTCCGCGACACCTCGCCCGCCGCCGCCCTGGCGCTGGCCGAGCGCCTGTGCGGCGCCCTGCAGGAGCCCTGGCCGATCCAGGGCATCACCCTGCAGACCACCTCCTCCATCGGTATCGCCTCCTGCACCGATGGCAGCCTGAACGTGCACGAGCTGATCCGCCGGGCGGACAGCGCCCTCTACCAAGCCAAGCGCGCCGGACGGGCGCGCGTCGTACTGGCCGAGACCTAG
- a CDS encoding methyl-accepting chemotaxis protein: MKATVQMQHTLRETVSHIGEASTQLASAAEEMNAVTDEASRGLQRQNAEVEQAATAVNEMTSAVEEVARNAASASASAQQSEQSTGVGAARVTETVKAIHDLTDTVSRTSEQIVDLAQQAQGIATVVDVIRGIAEQTNLLALNAAIEAARAGEQGRGFAVVADEVRALAHRTQESTREIEQMIGGIQSGSEGAVQAMQRSRDEATATLKIASEAGAALEEIARSITEINERNFLIATASEEQAQVARSVDQNLVSIRDLSIQTSAGAHQTAAAAHEVSRLAVDMNRLVTRFSV; encoded by the coding sequence ATGAAGGCCACGGTGCAGATGCAGCACACCCTGCGTGAGACCGTCAGCCACATTGGCGAGGCGTCCACGCAACTGGCCTCGGCCGCCGAGGAAATGAATGCCGTCACCGACGAGGCCAGCCGCGGCTTGCAGCGCCAGAACGCCGAGGTGGAACAGGCCGCGACCGCGGTCAACGAGATGACCAGCGCCGTGGAGGAAGTGGCCCGCAATGCCGCCTCGGCCTCGGCGTCGGCGCAGCAATCGGAACAGTCGACCGGGGTGGGCGCTGCGCGCGTTACCGAAACGGTGAAAGCCATCCACGACCTGACCGACACCGTGTCGCGCACCAGCGAGCAGATCGTCGACCTGGCGCAGCAGGCCCAGGGTATCGCGACCGTGGTCGACGTCATCCGTGGCATCGCCGAGCAGACCAACCTGCTGGCGCTGAACGCGGCCATCGAAGCGGCCCGGGCGGGCGAGCAGGGTCGTGGTTTCGCCGTGGTGGCCGATGAGGTCCGCGCCCTGGCCCACCGCACCCAGGAATCCACTCGGGAAATCGAGCAGATGATCGGGGGCATCCAGTCCGGCTCGGAAGGCGCCGTCCAGGCCATGCAACGCAGCCGTGACGAAGCGACCGCGACCCTGAAGATCGCCAGTGAAGCCGGTGCGGCGCTGGAAGAGATCGCCCGTTCCATCACCGAGATCAACGAGCGCAACTTCCTCATCGCCACGGCTTCGGAAGAGCAGGCGCAGGTCGCCCGCTCGGTGGATCAGAACCTGGTGAGCATCCGCGACCTGTCGATCCAGACCTCCGCCGGCGCCCACCAGACCGCGGCGGCCGCCCACGAAGTCTCGCGCCTGGCGGTGGACATGAATCGCCTGGTGACGCGCTTCTCGGTCTGA
- a CDS encoding hybrid sensor histidine kinase/response regulator, whose translation MSPSPNRPARLIPLRNRLLAIAFAGIVPLALVAGLGLWLLVQHQQHEAEQRALESSRQAATTIESELRRAVTILQTFSQSPLLLAGNLDGFATLVERVLPLVPGWRTILLATPDGQIVQRISTQGQAPGGPLAEPASFAEVIAQRRPVVGQLATGPGGLLAFPVRVPVLQNGQVSFVLTAVMTPDSIRAARLIRTLPAHWVGSVFDRNGLRIARTALHEETLGQPAPAGLAKILAQPGDEGIGVARTREGQEVYTAFVRLPESGWTVTTGIPTAEVSAAAIRSFALYGGGLILSVVFAWTVALLLSRRISRPVQALQEAAQAFGQRRQPVLPTSDVLEIQQVGEALLAAAEARRLTEEERDDYLHGLQRSQEELRLQVADLEILQRLNHRLLQLPSLPQQLQEILEILCRFHQTPFGCVSLLDEGKRPQLYFAAGFSAEARERLAALKPEESACDVAIRTHDRVLVRDLGTSADFATLAAIGHREGFAALHAVPLRSTLHGTLGAVTIQLPEPREPTAREQRLADLCASKAVLVIDRARIQEAALRSQRRLRVALESSLVCFGIAVPQAEGAFVWDYLNPIGATTLGVTANARPEATVTLEWASARILQLCQEHSGNEGAWSAELQGPDAVGARHWLEVSATPFDGNVAVWFQDISERKHQEELLRDADRQKDEFLAVLAHELRNPLAPIRHAAALIAAPQVSPEQQQRSCQTIERQVERMGALLNDLLDISRITFGRITLHHAFVTLQSVLDSATDAVQVLMQDKGHAFDLHLPTAPLWLYADPLRLEQIFLNLLGNAARYTPPGGRIALTVQAADDEVRVEIADNGIGIAPDRLDALFQMFGQIDPRQAERAAGLGIGLALSRELARLQGGDITAQSAGLGLGSRFTVTLPVTVAPPSTLPETPAAAAVAAQRRILVADDNPDIADTIAELLELDGHQVRIAYDGQQALEAFHSYGPDIVISDIGMPGLTGYQLARAIRQTAAGRTVKLIAMTGWGQPQDQAEALAAGFDHHLTKPADMKTLYGLVAS comes from the coding sequence ATGTCGCCGTCGCCCAATCGCCCTGCGCGTCTGATCCCTCTCCGCAACCGCCTGCTGGCGATCGCCTTCGCCGGGATCGTGCCCCTGGCCCTGGTCGCCGGCCTCGGTCTCTGGCTACTGGTACAGCACCAGCAACACGAAGCCGAACAGCGTGCGCTGGAGTCCAGCCGCCAGGCGGCCACCACCATCGAAAGCGAATTGCGCCGTGCGGTGACCATCCTGCAGACGTTCTCCCAGTCCCCCTTGCTGCTGGCCGGCAACCTGGACGGCTTCGCCACCCTGGTCGAGCGGGTACTGCCGCTGGTGCCGGGATGGCGGACGATCTTGCTCGCCACCCCCGATGGGCAGATCGTGCAGCGGATCTCCACCCAGGGCCAGGCACCGGGAGGCCCCCTGGCCGAGCCGGCGAGCTTCGCCGAGGTGATCGCCCAGCGCCGGCCGGTGGTCGGGCAACTGGCCACAGGCCCCGGCGGGCTGCTGGCCTTTCCGGTACGGGTCCCGGTACTGCAAAACGGCCAGGTGAGTTTCGTGCTCACCGCCGTGATGACGCCGGACAGCATCAGGGCCGCCCGCCTGATCCGCACCCTGCCTGCGCACTGGGTCGGCTCGGTGTTCGACCGCAACGGCCTGCGGATCGCCCGTACTGCGCTGCACGAGGAAACCCTGGGCCAACCGGCCCCGGCGGGACTGGCCAAGATCCTGGCGCAACCCGGCGACGAAGGGATCGGCGTGGCCCGGACCCGCGAAGGTCAAGAGGTCTACACGGCCTTCGTCCGCCTGCCCGAGTCCGGCTGGACGGTCACCACGGGCATTCCGACCGCAGAGGTCTCGGCGGCGGCCATCCGTTCCTTCGCCCTCTACGGCGGCGGCCTGATCCTTTCGGTGGTCTTCGCCTGGACGGTCGCCCTGCTCCTGTCACGGCGTATCAGCCGGCCGGTGCAGGCGCTCCAGGAAGCGGCCCAGGCCTTCGGCCAACGGCGACAACCGGTACTGCCGACCAGCGATGTGCTGGAGATCCAGCAGGTAGGCGAGGCCCTGCTAGCGGCGGCCGAAGCGCGCCGCCTCACCGAAGAAGAGCGCGACGACTACCTGCACGGCCTGCAGCGGAGCCAGGAGGAGCTCAGGCTCCAGGTCGCCGACCTGGAAATCCTGCAGCGCTTGAATCATCGTTTACTGCAACTGCCGTCCCTGCCGCAACAGCTGCAGGAGATCCTCGAGATACTCTGCCGCTTCCACCAGACGCCCTTCGGCTGCGTCTCGCTGCTGGACGAAGGCAAACGGCCCCAGCTGTATTTCGCCGCCGGTTTTTCGGCCGAGGCCCGGGAGCGGCTGGCCGCCCTGAAGCCCGAGGAAAGCGCCTGCGACGTCGCCATCCGCACCCATGATCGCGTCCTGGTCCGCGATCTCGGGACCTCGGCGGACTTCGCCACCCTGGCCGCCATCGGCCATCGCGAAGGCTTCGCCGCCCTGCATGCCGTGCCCTTGCGCAGCACCCTGCACGGCACCCTCGGCGCCGTGACGATCCAGTTGCCGGAACCGCGCGAACCCACGGCGCGAGAGCAACGCCTGGCCGATCTCTGCGCCTCCAAGGCGGTGCTGGTGATCGACCGGGCCCGTATCCAAGAGGCGGCGCTGCGCTCGCAACGGCGCCTGCGCGTGGCCCTGGAAAGTTCGCTGGTGTGCTTCGGCATCGCCGTGCCCCAGGCCGAGGGGGCCTTTGTCTGGGACTACCTCAACCCCATCGGCGCGACGACGCTGGGGGTGACGGCGAACGCCCGGCCCGAGGCGACCGTGACGCTGGAGTGGGCCAGTGCCCGTATCCTCCAGCTCTGCCAGGAGCACAGCGGCAACGAAGGCGCCTGGTCGGCGGAATTGCAGGGGCCGGATGCCGTCGGCGCCCGGCACTGGCTGGAGGTCAGCGCGACGCCCTTCGATGGCAACGTCGCGGTCTGGTTCCAGGACATCAGCGAGCGCAAGCACCAGGAAGAGCTGTTGCGCGACGCCGACCGGCAAAAGGACGAATTCCTCGCCGTCCTGGCCCACGAACTGCGCAATCCTCTCGCCCCCATTCGCCACGCGGCGGCGCTGATCGCCGCACCGCAGGTCTCGCCCGAGCAGCAGCAGCGCAGTTGCCAGACCATCGAGCGGCAGGTGGAGCGCATGGGCGCGCTGCTCAACGACCTGCTGGATATCTCCCGCATCACCTTTGGCCGCATCACCCTGCACCACGCCTTCGTCACCCTGCAATCCGTGCTCGACTCGGCGACCGACGCGGTGCAGGTGCTGATGCAGGACAAGGGCCATGCCTTCGACTTGCACCTGCCCACGGCGCCGCTCTGGCTGTATGCCGACCCCTTACGCCTGGAGCAGATCTTTCTCAATCTGCTGGGCAATGCGGCCCGCTATACACCGCCGGGCGGCCGGATCGCCCTGACCGTGCAGGCGGCGGACGACGAGGTGCGGGTGGAGATCGCGGACAACGGCATCGGCATCGCGCCGGATCGCCTGGATGCGCTGTTCCAGATGTTCGGTCAGATCGATCCGCGCCAGGCGGAACGCGCGGCGGGACTGGGCATCGGCCTGGCGCTGTCGCGCGAGCTGGCGCGGCTGCAGGGCGGCGACATCACGGCGCAAAGCGCAGGACTCGGGCTGGGCAGCCGTTTCACCGTGACCCTGCCGGTCACCGTCGCACCGCCGTCGACCCTGCCCGAGACGCCCGCGGCGGCAGCGGTGGCGGCCCAGCGGCGCATCCTGGTGGCGGACGACAACCCGGACATCGCCGATACCATCGCCGAATTGCTGGAGCTGGACGGCCACCAGGTGCGGATCGCCTATGACGGCCAACAAGCCCTGGAGGCCTTCCACAGCTACGGCCCCGACATCGTCATCTCCGATATCGGCATGCCGGGCCTGACCGGTTATCAACTGGCGCGGGCGATCCGCCAGACCGCCGCGGGCCGGACGGTCAAGCTGATCGCCATGACCGGCTGGGGCCAGCCCCAGGACCAGGCCGAAGCCCTGGCGGCCGGCTTCGATCATCACCTGACCAAACCCGCCGACATGAAGACCCTCTATGGACTGGTCGCCTCCTGA